One stretch of Bosea vaviloviae DNA includes these proteins:
- the bamA gene encoding outer membrane protein assembly factor BamA, giving the protein MTWTSPSRAFKAWLSVSARLAMFLLVFSGGAAFAQAVVVQGNRTVDAETIRGYASDPEARTPEQIRTPEQIRTPEQIRQKLIASGLFSSVQVSRRGSQIVIAVRENEAVNRVAFEGNRRLKSDVLLQQIQSKAGGPLSQVLIDGDVQRLKDAYRRAGYGLASVSGRINTLSNGRSDVVFTITEAGKTGIKSINFSGNSVYSSGRLRDLMTSTESNFLSFIKTSDVYEADRITSDLEIIRRYYLKNGYADFQIVSNQAHFDEAQGGWIIDIAVEEGAKYRVGNVAVDSSLRDVDPAALQRIVATSSGDTYNAEAVEKSLLALTMEVSRRGYAFAQVRPRGDRDAAGHLIGITYVVDDGPRVYVERINVRGNTRTRDYVVRRELDLSEGDAYNKVLVDRAERRLNNLGFFSKVRITNEPGTTPDRVVVNIDVEDKATGSFSVSGGYSTSDGIIGEVALSEANFLGRGQFVRIAGTLGQRTQGVDFSFTEPYFLGHRVAAGFDLFSKYNDYYSTSRYSSRVTGGQLRFTLPITEEFSITPRYSLYTTEIKVPNSTSYPYDDCTSAITGTTPGTTGATAESSTYNCLTNGEASVAVKEAQGSTITSLIGLNLNYNSLDNTQTPRNGFVAELKPEYAGLGGDSKFLRVAADARYYRELFDDVVGFVRLQGGHVQATSGDLRMIDHYSMGSNLVRGFSSTGIGPRDVLTGAALGGTTYVGGTLEMQFPLPGLPRDLGLRGAIFADAGTLFDYDGGSKTITSASYTGCPTGSEARQFKVTTSSSYQSNVACVRDNNVIRSSIGVSLLWQSPLGPIRFDYAYALTKDDGWRDPTTGIKYGGDKIQAFRFSGGTRF; this is encoded by the coding sequence ATGACGTGGACCTCCCCGAGCCGGGCTTTCAAGGCGTGGCTCTCTGTGTCGGCCCGGCTGGCCATGTTCCTGCTGGTTTTCAGCGGCGGCGCGGCGTTCGCACAGGCCGTGGTCGTGCAGGGCAACAGGACCGTCGATGCGGAGACGATCCGGGGCTATGCCAGCGACCCCGAGGCCAGGACGCCTGAGCAGATTCGGACGCCTGAGCAGATTCGGACGCCTGAGCAGATCCGGCAGAAGCTGATCGCGAGCGGCCTGTTCTCCAGCGTCCAGGTCAGCCGGCGCGGTTCGCAGATCGTCATCGCCGTGCGCGAGAACGAGGCGGTCAATCGCGTCGCCTTCGAGGGCAATCGCCGCCTGAAAAGCGATGTGCTGCTGCAGCAGATCCAGTCCAAAGCCGGAGGTCCGCTCAGCCAGGTGCTGATCGATGGCGATGTCCAACGCCTGAAGGATGCCTATCGCCGTGCCGGCTACGGCCTGGCTTCGGTCAGCGGGCGCATCAACACCTTGTCGAATGGTCGTTCGGATGTGGTTTTCACGATCACCGAGGCAGGCAAGACCGGCATCAAATCGATCAATTTCAGCGGTAACAGCGTCTATTCGTCGGGCCGTCTGCGCGATCTGATGACCTCGACCGAGTCGAATTTCCTCAGCTTCATCAAGACCTCGGACGTCTATGAGGCGGACCGGATCACCTCCGACCTCGAAATCATCCGCCGCTATTATCTGAAGAACGGCTACGCCGATTTCCAGATCGTCTCGAACCAGGCCCATTTCGACGAGGCGCAAGGCGGCTGGATCATCGACATCGCGGTCGAGGAGGGCGCGAAATACCGCGTCGGCAATGTCGCGGTCGATTCCAGCCTGCGCGACGTCGATCCTGCGGCCCTGCAGCGCATCGTCGCGACCTCCTCCGGCGATACCTACAATGCTGAGGCGGTCGAGAAGTCGTTGCTGGCCCTGACGATGGAGGTGTCGCGCCGTGGCTATGCCTTCGCGCAGGTCCGCCCGCGTGGCGACCGCGACGCTGCCGGCCATCTCATCGGCATCACCTATGTCGTCGATGACGGGCCGCGCGTCTATGTCGAGCGCATCAATGTGCGCGGCAACACCCGTACGCGTGATTATGTCGTGCGCCGCGAACTCGATCTCAGCGAGGGCGACGCTTACAACAAGGTGCTGGTCGACCGGGCCGAGCGGCGTCTCAACAATCTCGGCTTCTTCAGCAAGGTGCGCATCACCAACGAGCCGGGCACGACGCCTGACCGCGTCGTCGTCAACATCGATGTCGAGGACAAGGCGACGGGCTCGTTCTCGGTCAGCGGCGGCTATTCGACCTCGGATGGCATCATCGGCGAGGTCGCGCTGTCGGAGGCGAACTTCCTCGGCCGCGGCCAGTTCGTGCGCATCGCCGGCACACTCGGCCAGCGCACCCAGGGCGTCGATTTCTCCTTCACCGAGCCGTACTTCCTCGGCCATCGCGTCGCGGCCGGTTTCGACCTGTTCTCGAAGTACAATGATTATTACAGTACCAGCCGCTATTCGAGCCGCGTGACCGGCGGACAGCTCCGCTTCACCCTCCCGATCACGGAGGAGTTCTCGATCACGCCGCGCTATTCGCTCTATACGACGGAGATCAAGGTCCCGAATTCGACGAGCTACCCTTACGACGACTGCACGAGCGCGATCACGGGGACGACGCCGGGGACAACGGGCGCAACGGCGGAAAGCTCGACCTATAACTGCCTCACCAATGGCGAGGCGTCGGTCGCGGTGAAGGAGGCGCAGGGCTCGACCATCACCTCGCTGATCGGGCTGAACCTGAACTACAACTCGCTCGACAACACCCAGACCCCGCGCAACGGCTTCGTCGCCGAATTGAAGCCCGAATATGCCGGTCTCGGCGGCGATTCGAAGTTCCTGCGCGTCGCGGCGGATGCGCGCTATTACCGCGAGCTCTTCGACGATGTCGTCGGCTTCGTACGGCTCCAGGGCGGCCACGTCCAGGCGACCAGCGGCGATCTGCGCATGATCGACCACTATTCGATGGGGTCGAACCTGGTGCGCGGCTTCTCCTCCACCGGCATCGGGCCACGCGACGTGCTGACAGGCGCCGCGCTCGGCGGCACGACCTATGTCGGCGGCACGCTCGAAATGCAGTTCCCGCTGCCGGGCCTGCCGCGTGATCTCGGCCTGCGCGGCGCGATCTTCGCCGATGCCGGCACGCTGTTCGACTATGACGGTGGCTCGAAGACGATCACGAGCGCAAGCTATACGGGCTGCCCGACCGGCTCGGAGGCCCGGCAGTTCAAGGTGACGACGAGCTCGAGCTACCAATCCAACGTCGCCTGCGTCCGCGACAACAACGTCATTCGCTCATCGATCGGCGTCAGCCTGCTCTGGCAGTCGCCGCTCGGTCCCATCCGCTTCGACTACGCCTATGCGCTGACGAAGGATGATGGCTGGCGCGACCCGACGACCGGCATCAAATATGGCGGCGACAAGATCCAGGCCTTCCGCTTCTCGGGCGGCACGCGCTTCTGA
- the pepT gene encoding peptidase T produces MSIRAQLIERFFRYLAVESQSDAKSTALPSTPGQQRMAALLADELRALGLEKVVIDDHATVTARRPGTRLGAPRIGFIAHVDTVDSGLSPVIHPQILRFEGEDLCLNRQEDIWLRVAEHPEIRPWAGADIIASDGMSVLGADNKAAIAVIMTLLANLRPEDAHGDILVAFVPDEEIGLRGAKALDLSRFDCDFAYTIDCCELGEVVIENFNAAAADLVFTGVSAHPMSAKNVLVNPLLMAHDFISQFDRAQTPEHTEGREGYIWFHDIVANVSEARLRVMIRDFDKASFERRKARLGEVAVLIAAQYPKGRVDCQVSDTYSNIHDSLGDDRRSVDLLFAALAALRIEPKLIPMRGGTDGAALSAKGLPTPNFFTGAYNFHSRFEFLPVPAFEKSFEVARMICTLAAQPVGQAGPVA; encoded by the coding sequence ATGAGCATTCGCGCGCAGCTGATCGAGCGGTTCTTCCGCTATCTGGCGGTCGAGAGTCAGAGCGACGCCAAATCCACGGCGTTGCCGAGCACGCCGGGCCAGCAGCGTATGGCCGCCTTGCTGGCGGATGAACTGCGCGCGCTTGGGCTCGAGAAGGTCGTCATCGATGACCATGCCACCGTCACGGCACGGAGGCCGGGCACGCGGCTGGGCGCGCCGAGGATCGGCTTCATCGCGCATGTCGACACGGTCGATTCCGGCCTTTCGCCAGTGATCCACCCGCAGATCCTGCGCTTCGAGGGCGAGGATCTCTGCCTGAACCGGCAGGAGGACATCTGGCTGCGCGTGGCGGAGCATCCCGAGATCCGCCCCTGGGCCGGTGCGGATATCATTGCGAGCGACGGCATGAGCGTGCTCGGCGCTGACAACAAGGCGGCGATCGCCGTGATCATGACGCTGCTTGCCAATCTGCGCCCCGAGGACGCGCATGGCGACATCCTGGTCGCCTTCGTCCCGGACGAGGAGATCGGCCTGCGCGGCGCCAAGGCCCTCGACCTCTCCCGGTTCGACTGCGATTTCGCCTATACGATCGATTGCTGCGAGCTCGGCGAGGTCGTGATCGAGAACTTCAACGCCGCGGCCGCCGACCTTGTCTTCACCGGCGTCAGCGCTCACCCGATGTCGGCGAAGAATGTCCTGGTGAACCCGCTGCTGATGGCGCACGACTTCATCAGCCAGTTCGACCGCGCGCAAACCCCCGAGCACACCGAGGGCCGCGAAGGCTATATCTGGTTCCATGACATCGTCGCCAATGTCAGCGAGGCGCGGTTACGGGTGATGATCCGCGACTTCGACAAAGCCTCGTTCGAGCGGCGTAAGGCGCGCCTCGGCGAGGTTGCGGTGCTGATCGCTGCGCAATATCCGAAAGGCCGCGTCGATTGCCAGGTGAGCGACACCTACAGCAATATCCATGACAGCCTGGGCGATGACCGCCGCTCGGTCGACCTGCTCTTCGCGGCGCTGGCAGCGCTGCGGATCGAGCCGAAGCTGATCCCGATGCGGGGCGGGACGGATGGCGCGGCGCTCTCGGCCAAGGGGCTGCCGACCCCGAACTTCTTCACCGGCGCCTATAATTTCCACTCGCGCTTCGAGTTCCTGCCCGTCCCGGCCTTCGAGAAGTCGTTCGAGGTCGCGCGCATGATCTGCACCCTGGCGGCGCAGCCGGTGGGTCAAGCTGGACCAGTGGCGTGA
- a CDS encoding FAD-binding oxidoreductase, giving the protein MHALNQPRRAEDALEDLKAGLGAHAVLTGADVPARNCNDWSAQLPRRPLAVVRPVDATGVSQTVAACRAAGLPFVPQGGMTGLCGGATPEAGWVAISLERMTGIEEIDTASATMTVKAGTPLEVVQNAADAAGFLFPLDLGSRGSCAIGGNLSTNAGGNRVIRYGMTRDLVLGLEVVLADGTVVTNLNKLLKNNAGYDLKHLFIGSEGTLGIITRVVLRLFPKPRSTMAALCALSDYDAVVTLLGEARNGLGSNLSAFEVMWPDYWQVVTERIGVRAPVGSGHGLYVLVETHGSDEAADGARFQAWLEGMMEQGVLADAAVAQSHAQTQAFWAVRDACAEFGQVLGPHVSYDIGLVVAHMDAFATRCKTALSAGIPGCESVYYGHIGDGNLHLVAWVPGLAIEQQPKAAMDAIIYGLVRELGGSVSAEHGIGTMKKPWLGHARSEPEIALMRTLKTALDPDNLLNPGKVI; this is encoded by the coding sequence ATGCATGCGCTGAACCAACCCCGTCGCGCGGAGGATGCGCTTGAGGATCTGAAGGCCGGGCTCGGGGCGCATGCCGTCCTGACCGGGGCCGATGTCCCTGCGCGCAACTGCAATGATTGGAGCGCCCAGCTCCCTCGCCGGCCCCTGGCTGTCGTGCGACCGGTTGATGCAACAGGAGTTTCCCAGACGGTCGCCGCATGCCGTGCGGCGGGCCTGCCTTTCGTGCCGCAGGGCGGCATGACCGGGCTCTGCGGCGGCGCCACGCCCGAAGCGGGCTGGGTCGCGATCTCGCTCGAGCGCATGACCGGCATCGAGGAGATCGATACCGCCAGCGCCACGATGACGGTGAAGGCCGGCACGCCACTGGAGGTGGTCCAGAACGCCGCCGATGCCGCCGGTTTCCTCTTCCCGCTCGATCTCGGCTCGCGCGGCTCCTGCGCCATCGGCGGCAATCTCTCGACCAATGCCGGCGGCAACAGGGTCATTCGCTACGGCATGACGCGCGACCTGGTGCTCGGGCTCGAGGTCGTGCTCGCGGACGGCACGGTCGTCACCAATCTGAACAAGCTGCTCAAGAACAATGCCGGCTACGACCTGAAGCACCTCTTCATCGGCTCGGAGGGCACGCTCGGCATCATCACCCGCGTCGTGCTGCGGCTGTTCCCCAAGCCGCGCTCGACCATGGCCGCGCTCTGCGCGCTCTCAGACTACGACGCGGTCGTGACGCTGCTGGGCGAGGCGCGCAATGGCCTCGGCTCGAACCTCTCCGCCTTCGAAGTGATGTGGCCCGATTACTGGCAGGTCGTCACCGAGCGCATCGGCGTGCGCGCTCCGGTCGGCAGCGGCCATGGCCTCTATGTGCTGGTCGAGACGCATGGTTCGGACGAAGCGGCCGATGGTGCGCGCTTCCAAGCCTGGCTCGAAGGCATGATGGAGCAGGGTGTTCTCGCTGATGCCGCCGTCGCGCAATCGCATGCGCAGACGCAGGCCTTCTGGGCGGTCCGCGACGCCTGCGCCGAATTCGGCCAGGTGCTGGGCCCGCATGTCTCCTATGATATCGGCCTCGTGGTGGCGCACATGGACGCCTTCGCGACGCGCTGCAAGACAGCGCTGAGCGCCGGCATCCCCGGCTGCGAGAGCGTCTATTACGGCCATATCGGCGACGGAAACCTGCATCTCGTCGCCTGGGTGCCGGGTCTCGCCATCGAGCAGCAGCCGAAGGCGGCGATGGACGCGATCATCTACGGCCTCGTCCGCGAACTCGGCGGCAGCGTCTCGGCCGAGCACGGCATCGGCACCATGAAGAAGCCATGGCTCGGCCATGCCCGCAGCGAGCCGGAAATCGCGCTGATGCGGACGCTGAAGACGGCGCTCGACCCCGACAATCTGCTCAATCCCGGCAAGGTGATCTGA
- a CDS encoding TRAP transporter small permease — MLARGYKLVEALLAMLMLAMVVMVFGNVVLRYVFNSGIVVSEELSRFCFVWLTFIGAVVAMRDGTHLGMDAVVRALSRRGQLICFALSQCLILACCVMLFWGTWRQHEINATTAAPVTGLPMIWVFGVAYVSALGIGLHTLAKLWRVITGRIRDDELIDISESEEIPHAPGHKEARP, encoded by the coding sequence ATGCTGGCGCGTGGTTACAAACTCGTCGAGGCGCTGCTGGCCATGCTGATGCTGGCCATGGTGGTGATGGTCTTCGGCAATGTCGTGCTGCGCTATGTCTTCAATTCCGGCATCGTCGTCTCGGAAGAGCTGTCGCGCTTCTGCTTCGTCTGGCTGACCTTCATCGGCGCGGTGGTTGCCATGCGCGACGGCACGCATCTGGGCATGGACGCCGTGGTGCGGGCCCTGTCGCGGCGCGGCCAGCTGATTTGCTTCGCGCTCAGCCAATGCCTGATCCTGGCCTGCTGCGTCATGCTGTTCTGGGGCACCTGGCGCCAGCACGAGATCAACGCCACGACGGCAGCTCCCGTCACGGGTCTGCCGATGATCTGGGTCTTCGGCGTCGCCTATGTCTCCGCGCTCGGCATCGGGCTGCACACGCTCGCCAAGCTCTGGCGCGTCATCACCGGCCGGATCCGCGACGACGAGCTGATCGACATAAGCGAGAGCGAAGAGATCCCGCACGCGCCGGGCCACAAGGAGGCGCGGCCATGA
- a CDS encoding TRAP transporter large permease produces MTVVVFTASLLGAMALGMPIAFALLVCAVALMLMQGNVDTTILSQKLIEGADSFPLLAIPFFMLAGELMNAGGISKRIVTFALAFVGHVRGGLGFVAIFASVVMAAISGSAAADAAAIGALLIPMMRKAGYDVPRSAGLIAAGGVIAPVIPPSIGLIVFGVIANVSIGKLFLAGIVPGLMMGLSLVVAWAWVARRDKVAMLPRQGWSLRLRAGVDGIWALLMPLGIIGGMKFGIFTPTEAGVAACVYAFVIGAFVYRELPLRQLYPILVQAAKSTSVVVFLIATALISAWLITMSELPGQVSAMLSPFMHNKILLMFVIMAIVVVVGTALDFAPTLMILTPVLMPVIKQAGIDPVYFGVLFIMNNAIGLITPPVGIVLNVMCGVANISMNDLMKGLWPFLWAELIVLFLLVLFPDLVMVPLAWLTSR; encoded by the coding sequence ATGACCGTCGTCGTTTTCACGGCCTCGCTGCTCGGCGCCATGGCGCTCGGCATGCCGATCGCCTTCGCGCTGCTGGTCTGCGCCGTGGCGCTGATGCTGATGCAGGGCAATGTCGACACCACGATCCTGTCACAGAAGCTGATCGAGGGCGCCGACAGCTTTCCCCTGCTCGCCATCCCCTTCTTCATGCTGGCCGGCGAATTGATGAATGCCGGCGGCATCTCCAAGCGCATCGTCACCTTCGCGCTCGCCTTCGTCGGCCATGTTCGCGGCGGGCTCGGCTTCGTCGCGATCTTCGCCTCGGTCGTCATGGCCGCGATCTCGGGCAGCGCGGCGGCCGACGCCGCGGCGATCGGCGCGCTGCTGATCCCGATGATGCGCAAGGCCGGCTACGACGTGCCGCGTTCGGCCGGGTTGATTGCGGCCGGCGGCGTCATCGCCCCGGTCATCCCACCCTCGATCGGCCTGATCGTCTTCGGCGTCATCGCCAATGTCTCGATCGGCAAGCTCTTCCTCGCCGGCATCGTGCCCGGGCTAATGATGGGCCTGTCGCTGGTCGTCGCCTGGGCCTGGGTGGCGCGGCGCGACAAGGTCGCGATGCTGCCCCGCCAGGGCTGGTCCCTGCGCCTGCGCGCCGGTGTCGACGGCATCTGGGCGCTGCTGATGCCGCTCGGCATCATCGGCGGCATGAAGTTCGGCATCTTCACGCCAACCGAGGCCGGCGTCGCGGCCTGCGTTTATGCCTTCGTGATCGGCGCCTTCGTCTATCGCGAATTGCCGCTGCGCCAGCTCTATCCCATCCTGGTCCAGGCGGCGAAGAGCACCTCGGTCGTGGTCTTCCTGATCGCGACCGCGCTCATCTCGGCCTGGCTGATCACCATGTCGGAACTGCCCGGCCAGGTCTCGGCGATGCTGAGCCCGTTCATGCACAACAAGATCCTGCTGATGTTCGTCATCATGGCGATCGTGGTCGTCGTCGGCACGGCGCTCGATTTCGCGCCGACGCTGATGATCCTGACGCCCGTGCTGATGCCGGTGATCAAGCAGGCCGGCATCGACCCGGTCTATTTCGGCGTGCTCTTCATCATGAACAACGCCATCGGCCTGATAACGCCGCCGGTCGGCATCGTGCTCAACGTGATGTGCGGCGTCGCCAACATCTCGATGAACGACCTGATGAAGGGCCTGTGGCCTTTCCTCTGGGCGGAACTGATCGTGCTGTTCCTGCTCGTGCTGTTCCCGGACCTGGTGATGGTCCCGCTTGCCTGGCTGACGAGCCGCTGA